In a single window of the Thunnus albacares chromosome 1, fThuAlb1.1, whole genome shotgun sequence genome:
- the pde8a gene encoding high affinity cAMP-specific and IBMX-insensitive 3',5'-cyclic phosphodiesterase 8A produces MGCASSIHISDRVVYHSGKESEDSHSPQQTNTTQHQGNPASGLPLKPPSCKTTLTEVQFGPMKLFKDPLQVLLVFAKEDSQSNGFCWACEKANFRCSMARTPESALECFLEKHHDLVIIDHRHSRHFDAEALCRSIRAVNSSENTVIVAVVKRPDREEASVMPLINAGFNRRYVENANMMACYNELLQLEHGEVRAQFKLRAGNAIFTALEQSQEAIEITSEDQIIQYVNPAYESIMGYQQGELIGKEIIEVPKSEKNKPDLLETINSCIRKGKEWQGIYYAKKKNGDSIQQNVKITPVIGQGGKIRHYVSINRPLNDNNKSDKSSERVQAESQTDIQSSKHKDRRKGSLDVRSTTSRGSDGSSQRRHSSMARIHSMTIEAPITKVINIINAAQESSPMPVAEALDRVLEILRTTELYSPQLGTKDEDPHTNDLVGGLMTDGLRRLSGNEYIFSTKQPHHIPSHLTTPLSLNDIPPRIAQTMENEDSWDFDIFNLEAATMKRPLTYLGMKIFSRFGVCEFLNCPEATLRSWLQVIEANYHSSNSYHNSSHAADVLHATAYFLCKERVKQSLDPIDEVAALIAATVHDVDHPGRTNSFLCNAGSELAILYNDTAVLESHHAALAFQITTRDDKCNIFKNIERNEYRTLRQAIIDMVLATEMTKHFEHVNKFVNSINKPLAALEENGGNSDEESVKSVLTSPENRILVKRMLIKCADISNPCRPQELCIEWAGRISEEYFAQTDEEKRQGLPVVMPVFDRNTCSIPKSQISFIDYFITDMFDAWDAFADLPNLMQHLDNNFKYWKGLDERKLHSLRPPPE; encoded by the exons ACCACATTAACAGAGGTGCAATTTGGACCAATGAAGTTATTTAAAGACCCACTTCAG GTACTTTTAGTTTTTGCCAAAGAGGACAGTCAGAGTAATGGCTTCTGCTGGGCATGTGAGAAGGCCAACTTCAGGTGCAGCATGGCGCGAACACCCGAGTCGGCTCTTGAATGCTTCTTGGAGAAGCATCACGACCTCGTCATCATTGACCACAGACATTCCAGACACTTTGACGCTGAAGCACTATGCCG GTCAATTAGAGCGGTCAACTCTTCAGAAAACACTGTGATAGTCGCCGTTGTGAAGAG gccagacagagaggaagcCTCTGTGATGCCCCTGATCAATGCCGGCTTTAATAGG AGATATGTGGAGAATGCCAATATGATGGCCTGCTATAATGAGCTGCTACAGCTGGAGCATGGAGAGGTGCGGGCGCAGTTCAAACTGAG GGCTGGAAATGCTATTTTCACAGCTCTAGAACAAAGCCAAGAGGCCATAGAGATCACTTCTGAAGATCAAATAATTCAG TACGTGAACCCTGCCTACGAGTCCATTATGGGCTACCAACAAGGCGAGCTAATAGGGAAGGAAATAATAGAAGTGCCTAAAAGTGAGAAGAATAAGCCTGATCTCCTTGAAACAATAAACTCCTGCATACGGAAAGGAAAG GAGTGGCAGGGGATTTATTatgccaaaaagaaaaatggagacAGCATTCAGCAAAATGTGAAGATCACACCTGTAATTGGACAGGGAGG AAAAATCAGACACTATGTGTCTATCAACAGgcctttaaatgataataataag AGTGATAAATCCAGTGAACGTGTGCAGGCAGAGTCTCAAACAG ACATCCAATCCAGTAAGCACAAAGACCGGAGGAAAGGCTCTCTGGACGTCAGATCCACAACGTCTCGGGGGAGTGATG GGAGCTCACAGCGAAGGCACTCCTCAATGGCCCGAATCCACTCCATGACTATAGAAGCTCCCATCACCAAG GTGATCAACATCATCAATGCAGCGCAGGAAAGCAGTCCTATGCCCGTGGCAGAGGCCTTGGATCGGGTACTGGAGATCCTGAGGACCACTGAGCTCTACTCACCACAGCTGGGCACCAAGGATGAAGACCCCCACACGAATGATCTTGTTGGGGGGCTGATGACG GATGGTTTGCGCAGATTGTCAGGAAATGAATACATCTTTTCAACAAAAC AGCCCCATCATATTCCCAGTCACCTGACAACTCCTCTGTCATTAAATGACATCCCCCCTCGTATCGCCCAGACCATGGAGAACGAGGACTCTTGGGACTTTGACATCTTCAACTTGGAGGCTGCAACCATGAAACG ACCTTTGACCTACTTGGGCATGAAGATCTTCTCTCGCTTTGGGGTCTGCGAGTTCCTCAACTGCCCCGAGGCCACTTTGCGCTCCTGGCTGCAAGTAATTGAAGCCAACTACCACTCCAGTAACTCCTACCACAACTCTTCACATGCAGCTGATGTCCTGCACGCAACTGCATATTTTCTCTGCAAGGAAAGGGTCAAG CAAAGTTTGGATCCCATTGACGAGGTGGCTGCCCTGATAGCCGCTACTGTGCATGATGTGGACCACCCAGGCCGCACCAACAGCTTCCTGTGCAACGCAGGAAGCGAGCTGGCCATCCTCTACAACGACACAGCTGTGCTAGAGAGCCACCACGCAGCACTGGCCTTCCAGATCACCACCAGAGATGATAAGTGCAACATCTTCAAGAACATTGAACG gaaTGAATATCGAACACTACGACAGGCCATCATTGACATGGTGCTCGCGACTGAGATGACCAAACACTTTGAACACGTCAATAAATTTGTCAACAGCATCAACAAACCGCTGGCTGCACTGGAGGAGAACGGG GGAAACAGTGATGAGGAATCTGTCAAAAGTGTTTTGACTTCTCCCGAGAATCGCATCCTTGTCAAGCGGATGCTGATTAAGTGTGCAGACATCTCCAATCCATGCAGGCCTCAGGAGCTCTGTATAGAATGGGCCGGACGCATCTCAGAGGAGTATTTTGCACAG ACGGACGAGGAGAAGAGACAAGGTCTACCGGTGGTTATGCCTGTGTTTGACAGAAACACGTGTAGCATCCCAAAGTCCCAGATTTCCTTCATAGACTACTTCATTACTGACATGTTTGATGCATGGGATG CTTTTGCAGACCTCCCCAATCTTATGCAGCACTTGGACAACAACTTCAAGTACTGGAAAGGCCTGGATGAAAGGAAGCTGCACAGCCTGCGACCGCCTCCAGAGTAG